In a genomic window of Babylonia areolata isolate BAREFJ2019XMU chromosome 3, ASM4173473v1, whole genome shotgun sequence:
- the LOC143279993 gene encoding uncharacterized protein LOC143279993, whose protein sequence is MSLFKIQFVKKLLHRKKMDETYRQPYMRNPSVNDKAVENFYIAEAIDLPAKRMSVKASFNDRLQKKVLTKKVADLHKEFISRHPNYKISLTTFSRRRPKHVLLSSSRAFQQCLCETCVNPMLKIEKLNRRLVSLRPKNVDELVRATLCKTEYSRKCIDRKCTECGVEKVVNKWKEELCEAVEDEIHWFRWEKTAQSGKDQVVKHGTLGKMIEELKIEMQGLARHLKTARWQRKEYQSLIASLPNEAAVLTLDFAENYLCKFQNEVQSAHWSYRQVTVHPCVLHYRCQKPGCSELVTQYIVYLSDDMRHDAAFTKVVMDWVIEHLSEKKMKSIYIFSDGCSSQYKSRLPFAHLTELAEKYSALKIERHFFGAHHGKSLCDSCGVVKNVATRAVQSGNAVIQNAGDMLKFCTENLQVVGDESAACKHMLRSFEKIQGRDVSRATTSDSFLTLPGTRNLHALRPVALNRMQKKLRSCFCQFCTAGLEGCKNSEFTGTWEFCTLKEKAQRKTPLRKKCKKSHPSLDLPDCDIIQVEGSYQRPESSNRSRRQFFQEAQLSIERASTFEELRSVCTILEPQMSTWKMFEMSPVHDIAVDATAVSLLPACYVEQFVPITVEGDGNCFCRSLSFLMSGTEANHTEIRVRMVINLVINEDDYVDPEKLKQSCGLDSCLPLLTLFAAIPFDGSVLSDPEKLKEFYQSETMAVRRRGAYCGAWQMFAAANITNSNILSVYPHLGEEPIFTLMNRKFRPSSGTAEKTEAIMWSSSRQDMVESFWVANHIVPLLPLAQEKQQCCHSSR, encoded by the coding sequence ATGTCTTTGTTCAAAATTCAGTTTGTGAAAAAACtgttgcacagaaaaaaaatggatgagACATATAGGCAACCTTATATGAGGAACCCCAGTGTCAACGACAAAGCAGTTGAAAATTTTTACATTGCTGAAGCAATTGATCTGCCAGCAAAAAGGATGTCTGTAAAGGCCAGCTTCAATGACAGGTTGCAGAAAAAGGTATTGACCAAGAAAGTTGCTGATCTTCACAAAGAGTTCATTTCAAGACATCCAAACTACAAGATTTCTTTGACCACGTTTTCAAGGAGAAGACCCAAACATGTATTATTGTCAAGCAGCAGAGCCTTCCAACAATGTCTTTGTGAGACATGTGTAAATCCTATGCTGAAAATTGAAAAACTCAATAGGAGACTTGTGTCTCTGCGACCAAAGAATGTGGATGAACTGGTCAGGGCAACTCTCTGCAAAACTGAGTATTCCAGAAAGTGTATTGACAGAAAATGCACTGAGTGTGGAGTGGAAAAAGTTGTAAACAAGTGGAAAGAAGAACTGTGTGAAGCAGTTGAGGATGAAATCCACTGGTTTCGCTGGGAAAAGACAGCCCAGTCAGGAAAAGATCAAGTCGTTAAACATGGGACACTTGGCAAAATGATAGAGGAATTAAAGATAGAAATGCAAGGCCTGGCAAGACATTTAAAAACAGCAAGATGGCAAAGGAAAGAATACCAGTCACTGATTGCATCTCTTCCAAATGAGGCTGCTGTTCTCACTTTGGATTTTGCAGAAAACTATCTCTGCAAATTTCAAAACGAAGTCCAAAGTGCTCATTGGAGCTACCGACAGGTAACGGTACACCCTTGCGTCCTTCACTACAGATGTCAGAAGCCAGGCTGCAGTGAATTAGTCACTCAATATATTGTTTATCTGTCAGATGATATGCGTCATGATGCCGCTTTTACAAAAGTCGTCATGGATTGGGTGATTGAACATTTGtctgagaagaagatgaagtccatctACATTTTCAGTGATGGTTGTAGCAGTCAGTACAAGAGCAGACTGCCATTTGCTCATCTGACTGAACTGGCAGAAAAGTATTCTGCACTGAAAATTGAACGCCATTTTTTTGGTGCTCATCATGGAAAGTCACTGTGTGACTCATGTGGAGTAGTCAAAAATGTTGCCACCCGAGCAGTTCAGTCTGGCAATGCAGTAATTCAAAATGCTGGAGACATGCTGAAATTTTGTACAGAGAATCTCCAGGTAGTGGGAGATGAATCAGCTGCTTGCAAACATATGCTGAGGTCTTTCGAAAAAATTCAAGGAAGAGATGTAAGCCGGGCTACAACTTCAGACTCATTTCTAACATTGCCTGGAACAAGAAATTTACATGCTCTGAGGCCAGTAGCCCTGAACAGGATGCAGAAGAAACTGCGGTCATGCTTTTGCCAGTTTTGCACTGCAGGACTAGAAGGCTGCAAGAACAGCGAATTCACTGGAACCTGGGAATTCTGCACTTTGAAAGAAAAGGCCCAAAGGAAGACTCCATTACGAAAGAAATGCAAAAAGTCCCATCCCAGTCTTGATCTTCCTGACTGTGACATTATCCAAGTTGAGGGTTCCTATCAAAGGCCTGAGTCCAGTAACAGGAGTCGGAGACAGTTCTTCCAAGAGGCCCAACTTTCAATAGAAAGGGCTTCCACTTTTGAAGAACTGAGATCAGTCTGCACAATCTTGGAACCTCAAATGAGCACATGGAAAATGTTTGAGATGTCTCCTGTTCATGATATTGCAGTTGATGCAACTGCAGTTTCCCTGTTACCAGCATGCTATGTGGAACAGTTTGTTCCCATCACAGTTGAAGGTGATGGCAACTGCTTTTGCAGAAGCCTGAGTTTCCTGATGTCAGGGACTGAGGCCAACCACACAGAGATCCGTGTTAGAATGGTGATTAATCTTGTCATCAATGAAGATGACTATGTTgatcctgagaaactgaaacaaagttgTGGATTGGACAGTTGCTTGCCACTGTTGACATTGTTCGCAGCAATTCCATTTGATGGATCAGTTTTATCTGATCCAGAAAAACTAAAGGAATTTTATCAGTCTGAAACAATGGCTGTGAGGAGAAGAGGTGCATACTGTGGTGCCTGGCAAATGTTTGCAGCTGCAAACATTACAAATTCCAACATTCTTTCTGTATATCCACATCTTGGTGAAGAGCCAATCTTCACATTGATGAACAGAAAGTTCCGGCCATCCTCAGGCACTGCTGAGAAGACAGAGGCCATCATGTGGTCTTCGAGCAGGCAGGACATGGTGGAATCATTCTGGGTGGCAAACCATATTGTTCCATTGCTGCCTCTTGCACAGGAAAAACAGCAGTGCTGCCATTCCAGCAGGTAA
- the LOC143279994 gene encoding uncharacterized protein LOC143279994 produces MEDKTELSAANDIDRDSEKLNGETSSTATPEENVQGGDFESAIRLGELYQIRWRDGCHYICEAKQIAEPVDENDEPHVYVHFMQQIGKNNVYIWPTKTADSWEPLSMFTEDPVHMEFVASK; encoded by the exons AtggaagacaagacagaactgTCTGCAGCGAATGATATTGACAG GGACTCAGAGAAGCTGAATGGTGAGACGTCTAGCACAGCCACACCGGAAGAAAATGTGCAGGGTGGTGATTTTGAAAG tgcCATCCGTTTGGGTGAACTGTACCAAATTCGCTGGAGAGATGGCTGTCACTACATATGTGAG GCGAAGCAGATCGCAGAGCCAGTTGATGAAAACGACGAGCCACATGTGTATGTTCATTTCATGCAACAGATTGGCAAAAACAACGTGTATATCTGGCCAACAAAGACTGCTGATTCCTGGGAACCTCTGTCCATGTTCACTGAAGATCCAGTTCACATGGAATTTGTGGCTTCAAAGTGA